The Mycolicibacterium brumae DNA window CGCTGCGCCACCACGCCGGCCAGGCCGCGTTCCCGGGCGGCGTCACCGACCCGGGCGACGACGGCCCGGTCGCCACCGCGCTGCGCGAGGCCACCGAGGAGACCGGTCTGGACACCGCCCGGCTGCACACCCTCGCGGTGCTGGAGACCATGTTCATCCCGCCGTCGGGCTACCACGTCGCGCCGGTGCTGGCCTACTCACCGGACCCGGGACCGGTCGAGGTGGTGGACCCGCTGGAGACCGCGATCGTGGCGCGGGTCCCGGTGCGGGCGTTCGTCAACCCGGAGAACCGATTGATGGTCTACCGGCGCGGGGCCACCCGCCGCGCCGCCGGCCCGGCGTTTCTGCTCAATCAGATGCTGGTGTGGGGGTTCACCGGTCATGTGATCGCGGGGATGCTCGACGTCGCCGGCTGGACCCGGCCCTGGGACAGTGACCGGGTGATGGAACTCGACGACGCGCTGGCGCTCGTCGGTGGGGAGGACTGAGAGCCCATGACGTCATCACAGTGGTTGGACATCGCGATCGTCGCGGTGGCCTTCGTCGCCGCGGTCTCCGGGTGGCGCTCCGGCGCGCTCGGCTCGCTGATGTCGCTGGTCGGCGTGGTGCTCGGCGCGCTGGCCGGTGTGCTGCTGGCCCCGCACCTGGTCAACCACATCGACGGCGCCCGGATGAAGCTGTTCGCCACCCTGTTCTTGATCCTGGCGCTGGTGGTGATCGGTGAGATCGCCGGCGTGGTGCTGGGCCGCGCGGTCCGCGGCGCGCTGCGCAACGGCGGCCTGCGGGTCATCGACTCGACCGTCGGCGTCGCGGTGCAGCTGGTGCTGGTGCTGGCCGCGACCTGGATGCTGGCCACCCCGCTGACCTCCTCGGGGCAGGCCAACCTGGCCGCCGCCGTCAAGGGCTCCAAGGTGCTGTCCTACGCCGACACCCTGGCCCCGGAATGGCTGCGCGGCGTGCCCAACCGGCTGTCCGGACTGTGGGACACCTCCGGCATGCCCGACGTGCTGGAACCCTTCGGCCGCACCCCGATCGCCGAGGTCGGCGAGCCGGACCCCGAGCTGGCCAACAGCCTGATCGTCGGGACCGTGCGGCCGTCGGTGGTCAAGATCCGCGGTGTCTCACCGGGCTGCCAGAAGGTCCTGGAGGGCACCGGGTTCGTGTTCGGGCCCAACCGGGTGATGTCGAACGCGCACGTGGTGGCCGGCTCGGACACCGTGACCGTGGAGTCCGACGGCAAGGAGTACGACGCCACCGTGGTCTCCTACGACCCCAACGCCGACATCTCGATCCTCGCGGTGCCTGAACTGCCCGCCGAGCCGCTGCCGTTCAACGACGAGCGGGCCGAACCCGGCACCGACGCGATCGTGCTGGGCTATCCCGGCGGCGGCGACTTCCAGGCCACCCCGGCCCGGGTGCGCGAGGTCATCGAACTGTCCGGCCCGGACATCTACCGCACCACCACCGTCAACCGCGAGGTGTACACGGTGCGCGGCACGGTCCGGCAGGGCAACTCCGGCGGCCCGCTGATCGACCGGCAGGGCCGGGTGCTGGGCGTGGTGTTCGGCGCCGCCGTCGACGACGACGACACCGGTTTCGTGCTCACCGCCGAGGAAGTGCAGCGCCAGCGCGCCAAGGTCGGCAACACCGAGCGGGTCCCCACCGGCTCCTGCGTCGGCTGACCCGTACGC harbors:
- a CDS encoding NUDIX hydrolase — its product is MREGAAVSLAMPPAPELSPPWLRPLVDRVDELPGAYKRRIPRPLLAALNAAATATSVSGKRRDAAVLVLFSGGESGQAPALPDDADLLLTVRASSLRHHAGQAAFPGGVTDPGDDGPVATALREATEETGLDTARLHTLAVLETMFIPPSGYHVAPVLAYSPDPGPVEVVDPLETAIVARVPVRAFVNPENRLMVYRRGATRRAAGPAFLLNQMLVWGFTGHVIAGMLDVAGWTRPWDSDRVMELDDALALVGGED
- the marP gene encoding acid resistance serine protease MarP, which encodes MTSSQWLDIAIVAVAFVAAVSGWRSGALGSLMSLVGVVLGALAGVLLAPHLVNHIDGARMKLFATLFLILALVVIGEIAGVVLGRAVRGALRNGGLRVIDSTVGVAVQLVLVLAATWMLATPLTSSGQANLAAAVKGSKVLSYADTLAPEWLRGVPNRLSGLWDTSGMPDVLEPFGRTPIAEVGEPDPELANSLIVGTVRPSVVKIRGVSPGCQKVLEGTGFVFGPNRVMSNAHVVAGSDTVTVESDGKEYDATVVSYDPNADISILAVPELPAEPLPFNDERAEPGTDAIVLGYPGGGDFQATPARVREVIELSGPDIYRTTTVNREVYTVRGTVRQGNSGGPLIDRQGRVLGVVFGAAVDDDDTGFVLTAEEVQRQRAKVGNTERVPTGSCVG